One genomic window of Fusarium fujikuroi IMI 58289 draft genome, chromosome FFUJ_chr01 includes the following:
- a CDS encoding probable Phenylalanine ammonia-lyase, producing the protein MSLHLSKQQKVWATIDELVSAKKRVELDGTSLSIAALIAISRYGLPFTVSKSHELARRMSKSIDVLNENLDKHDIIYGVNTAPGGNADSRTRTSSRLQHSFFQHHQAGILPETVSSSAGQTINPQSLSETMVRALTVVRCNSLVRGHSAIRQDVVESLAMMTSQGITPLIPTRGRLLEGNEGIYARVPGPHGHSNIVPARQALEALALPPVALKPKEGLAIMNGTAVSTGYAALVIHDCHDLAIICQLLTSMAVEALSGMRSNFHQFISEVRPHAGQNEVASNIRDFLSGSKLCSADDIDSQGLAQDRYALRTAPQWIGPQLEDLCSAEAQISVELNSTTDNPLIDVSNNCVHHGGNFQAASITSAMEKSRTAITMLGRILFAQSGELVNPDLNKGLPPNLSADDPTVSFTCKGIEINMTAYYSELCFLANSVASHVQTADRNNQSVNSLALVSSRMTEKATELLAMMSATHLFTLCQALDLRARDEDFLQEAHKLMRKNFADLFTGTLNSDEISTAVPSLWTTFRSSWQKNNTLEPNKRCQQVSSDIVSYLMDKFDFSTGNLAHILQRLQGWQNVLRNDLVTEYTSVRDAFFNKQSTHLYLSKSTVRLYNFVRNQLQVPFHRGLPDHPPLKDQSEHKQAAETIGTCISRIFVAIQDKTIIQAIKE; encoded by the exons ATGTCTCTGCACCTTTCGAAGCAACAAAAGGTCTGGGCCACTATCGATGAGCTCGTCTCGGCCAAGAAAAGGGTTGAGCTTGACGGGACGTCGCTGTCGATTGCTGCATTGATCGCCATATCTAG ATATGGGCTACCCTTCACGGTTTCTAAATCGCATGAGCTTGCCCGGCGGATGAGCAAAAGCATCGATGTTCTTAACGAAAACCTCGACAAACACGATATCATTTATG GTGTGAACACGGCTCCCGGCGGAAATGCAGACTCCCGAACAAGAACCAGCAGTAGGCTTCAACATTCATTTTTCCAGCATCACCAGGCAGGTATTCTCCCAGAGACTGTATCAAGTTCGGCAGGGCAAACTATCAATCCGCAAAGCCTTTCTGAAACTATGGTACGAGCACTGACGGTTGTGCGATGCAACTCCCTTGTGAGAGGCCACTCTGCTATTAGGCAGGACGTAGTAGAGTCACTGGCCATGATGACCTCTCAGGGCATCACGCCACTGATTCCAACCCGCGGGA GGCTTCTGGAGGGGAACGAAGGTATTTATGCTCGTGTACCCGGTCCTCATGGCCACTCGAATATAGTTCCCGCCCGTCAGGCACTAGAAGCCCTGGCTCTACCGCCCGTGGCTCTGAAGCCGAAAGAAGGTCTTGCCATCATGAATGGCACCGCTGTCAGCACTGGATACGCCGCTCTAGTGATTCACGATTGCCATGACCTGGCCATCATTTGTCAGCTGCTTACTTCGATGGCCGTCGAGGCTCTGTCTGGCATGCGGAGCAATTTCCATCAGTTCATTTCCGAAGTACGGCCCCATGCTGGTCAAAATGAGGTCGCAAGCAATATTAGAGATTTCTTGAGTGGATCAAAGCTTTGCAGTGCCGACGATATCGACTCTCAAGGTTTGGCACAGGATCGCTATGCGCTTCGAACTGCACCCCAATGGATTGGTCCACAGCTGGAAGATTTATGTTCAGCTGAGGCCCAGATTTCAGTCGAACTAAATTCCACAACGGACAATCCACTCATTGATGTCTCAAACAATTGTGTTCATCATGGTGGCAATTTCCAGGCCGCTTCAATAACCTCTGCGATGGAAAAGTCACGCACTGCCATTACTATGCTTGGAAGAATTTTATTCGCCCAGTCTGGAGAGCTCGTCAACCCAGACTTGAACAAGGGTTTGCCTCCAAACCTTTCCGCAGATGACCCTACAGTCTCATTCACCTGCAAAGGTATCGAAATCAACATGACTGCATACTATTCAGAACTGTGCTTCTTGGCAAACTCCGTCGCAAGCCATGTTCAGACAGCAGACCGAAACAATCAGTCGGTGAACTCGCTTGCTCTGGTATCGTCAAGAATGACCGAGAAAGCGACCGAGCTACTAGCCATGATGTCCGCCACTCATCTGTTCACACTATGTCAAGCCCTGGATTTGCGTGCGCGTGACGAAGActttctccaagaagctcacaaGTTGATGCGAAAGAATTTTGCAGATCTCTTCACTGGGACTCTCAATAGTGACGAGATATCAACCGCTGTCCCCTCTCTGTGGACAACCTTCCGTTCATCATGGCAGAAGAACAATACACTCGAACCAAACAAAAGATGCCAGCAAGTCTCTTCCGATATCGTATCATATCTGATGGACAAGTTCGACTTCTCGACTGGAAATCTTGCACATATTCTCCAACGGCTTCAGGGTTGGCAGAATGTTCTACGCAATGATCTAGTAACCGAATACACCTCAGTACGagatgccttcttcaacaagcaaTCGACTCATTTGTATCTATCAAAGTCCACTGTCAGACTGTACAATTTTGTAAGGAACCAGTTACAGGTTCCTTTTCACAGGGGACTACCTGATCACCCTCCTCTGAAAGACCAGAGCGAACACAAGCAGGCTGCTGAAACGATTGGGACGTGTATTTCTCGGATCTTTGTAGCTATTCAGGACAAAACTATAATTCAGGCGATCAAAGAATAG